GAATACCGAACGTCCTGATTTGTTAGTGTATAACAAACGAATCCTCTTTCGAGGCGATAATGAAGCGAGCAACCCAATTACTATCTTCGAATTTAAGAAGCCACAGCGTGATGATTTTGTTAATCCATCATCCCCTGAGGATCCCGTTCAGCAGATCGTGCGCTATGTGAATGACATTCGTGATGGCAAATATAAGACACCTGAAGGTCGAAAAATACTTGTTGCTGATAATACGCCATTCTACGGGTATGTTGTATGTGACATAACAACTAAAGTGGCGACATGGCTGGATCGCGAGAAAAATTTTACATCAATGCCTGATGGGCTTGGCTGGTTTCAGTGGATGGGAAACATTAACCTCTATATTGAAGTCATAAGCTGGGACAAAGTGTTGAAAGACGCAAAAATGAGAAGCCAGGTATTTTTCCAAAAACTTGGGATCTAATGTTAATCATTACATATAAGCATTAAGGGTAATAAAAAACTTTAATCTAAACTAAGAATAAGCCCTCTGAAGAGGGCTTAATAATTTGAAAAAATATGAATCTGTCCATCATACTCAACCGAACAGTAATCATTGATAAAAAGATCCCGAGCGAAAGCCTCAAAATCAAAGTAGCAGATCAAACTATCCGGCATTTGATGAGCATAACAGTCATCAAATAACTGCCTGGCAAAATCAACCTCTGAATCATAGCAACCCTGGTAATGGTCTTCCAACATAGTTTGGGCATCGTCTACTGAATAATCACAGAGAAGGGCTAAGCCTAGCTCTCCGTGTTCTTGAATAAATGAAGCATATTCCACAATGTTACTTATTGACTCATACTCATGAATTTTGATGCTGCCGAATCCTTCATAATCGTGTATGGCGTATTCTTCAGCATTGGGTTCAGGGCTGTTATCCAGCATTTCCCAGATTTCTTTCATGATGTCATCTTCGCTTTGTGTAGCATCTATCCAAATA
The genomic region above belongs to Legionella micdadei and contains:
- a CDS encoding antirestriction protein ArdA, which produces MDTPSIYVACLASYNNAILHGIWIDATQSEDDIMKEIWEMLDNSPEPNAEEYAIHDYEGFGSIKIHEYESISNIVEYASFIQEHGELGLALLCDYSVDDAQTMLEDHYQGCYDSEVDFARQLFDDCYAHQMPDSLICYFDFEAFARDLFINDYCSVEYDGQIHIFSNY